In Miscanthus floridulus cultivar M001 chromosome 5, ASM1932011v1, whole genome shotgun sequence, one genomic interval encodes:
- the LOC136454801 gene encoding uncharacterized protein, producing the protein MAQNMQNMGQENGNAPPYVRDKRGEFLKGHPPIFKHSVDPLQADDRLRAIERQLEIAQCDDKEKDLYASRQLQGAALDWWDSFHFGRTEANPITWAEFCSAFRSHHMPVGLMKLKRKEFLALKKGSMTVAEYCDKFIQLSWYAPTEVDEDGKRQELFMEGLNDGL; encoded by the coding sequence atggcccagaacatgcaaAACATGGGGCAAgagaatgggaatgcacccccttatgtcagagataagaggggagagttcctgaaaggacacccacctataTTCAAGCACTCTGTCGACCCACTCCAGGCTGACGAcaggctacgtgccattgagaggcaactagaGATTGCCCAGTGTGATGATAAGGAGAAGGATTTATATGCTTCTAGACAGTTACAAGGAGCTGcactggattggtgggactcattccacTTCGGTcgtaccgaagctaatcccatcacttgggccgaGTTCTGCAGTGCCTTCCGCTCTCACCACATGCCTGTGGGACTAATGAAGTTAAAGaggaaggagttcttggctctcaagaaggggagcatgactgttgctgaatattgtgacaagttcatacaattgtcatggtatgcaCCGACTGAGGTAGATGAGGACGGGAAGAGGCAGGAGCTATTTATGGAGGGCTTAAATGATGGTCTCTAG